In Leptolyngbya sp. SIO1E4, one DNA window encodes the following:
- a CDS encoding NAD(P)-dependent oxidoreductase, with the protein MKIGLLGTGLMGEPMALRLQECGHGVVAYNRTPAKLQSLVAQGIETKATPAALLSECDCVILMVSDAAAIAATLLTPEAKSALAHRTVIQMGTIAPDESRAFLVQVEGAGGTYLEAPVLGSIPQVKTGSLMVMVGSTPDQFQQWQPVLQCLGEPVMHLGPVGAGAAVKLAMNQLIGSLTTAFALSLALVQCEHIDVEAFMQIVRGSALYAPTFDKKLERMLNRNFDNPNFPTKHLLKDMNLFSQAATAAGLSPELAKSVATVAEHAIAQGLADQDYSALYAAVNPETGQ; encoded by the coding sequence GTGAAGATTGGGCTGCTGGGAACCGGGTTGATGGGGGAACCGATGGCCCTTCGTTTACAGGAATGCGGCCATGGGGTAGTGGCTTACAACCGCACACCCGCCAAATTACAGTCGCTGGTGGCCCAAGGCATTGAGACCAAAGCAACCCCAGCTGCATTACTCTCTGAGTGCGATTGCGTCATTCTGATGGTGTCAGATGCTGCGGCGATCGCCGCAACCCTCCTCACACCTGAAGCTAAATCTGCCCTTGCACACCGAACTGTGATCCAGATGGGGACGATCGCCCCCGATGAGAGCCGAGCGTTTCTTGTTCAAGTGGAGGGTGCAGGCGGAACCTATCTGGAAGCCCCCGTGTTGGGAAGCATTCCCCAGGTTAAGACAGGCAGTTTAATGGTGATGGTCGGCAGCACCCCCGACCAGTTCCAGCAATGGCAACCGGTGTTGCAGTGCCTGGGTGAGCCCGTCATGCACCTGGGACCCGTCGGGGCTGGAGCTGCCGTCAAGCTAGCGATGAATCAGCTAATTGGGTCTCTCACCACCGCCTTTGCCCTCAGCTTGGCGCTGGTGCAGTGCGAACATATTGATGTAGAAGCCTTCATGCAAATTGTGCGTGGCAGCGCCCTCTATGCCCCCACCTTTGATAAAAAGCTGGAGCGCATGCTGAACCGCAACTTTGACAATCCCAACTTCCCCACTAAGCATCTGCTGAAGGACATGAATCTGTTTTCCCAGGCAGCCACAGCAGCCGGTCTATCCCCCGAATTAGCAAAGAGTGTTGCCACCGTAGCAGAACACGCGATCGCCCAAGGGCTGGCCGACCAAGACTATTCAGCTTTGTATGCAGCAGTTAACCCCGAGACTGGGCAGTGA
- a CDS encoding glutamine amidotransferase produces MRQILIVVHQETSNPGLVGEKLRSRGYHLDIRCPALGDALPKTMAQHRAAIIFGGPMSANDDDTLPFIRAELDWIPIALAAGKPYLGICLGAQLLARVLGAQIRPHPEQHREIGYFDLRPTPAGHGYIPQPMAVYHWHGEGFTIPTGAVKLAEGDTFPNQAFCYKGTALGLQFHPEMTNGLIDEWTTRGAEQLTLPGAQSRELHFLNHERFGAAVDVWLDSFLDTWLAAIAWNCRQSA; encoded by the coding sequence ATGCGTCAAATCTTGATTGTGGTACACCAGGAAACCTCAAATCCTGGCCTAGTGGGAGAAAAGCTGAGATCGCGCGGCTACCACCTCGACATCCGGTGTCCGGCCCTGGGAGATGCCTTGCCAAAAACGATGGCTCAGCACCGGGCAGCGATTATTTTTGGCGGCCCGATGAGTGCTAACGATGACGACACCTTGCCCTTTATTCGGGCGGAGCTAGATTGGATTCCGATAGCTCTAGCGGCTGGCAAGCCCTACTTGGGCATTTGTCTGGGGGCTCAACTTTTGGCACGGGTCTTGGGGGCTCAGATACGCCCTCATCCTGAACAACACCGGGAAATTGGGTATTTTGACTTGCGCCCCACCCCAGCTGGTCATGGCTATATTCCTCAGCCCATGGCGGTTTATCACTGGCATGGCGAAGGGTTCACCATCCCGACCGGTGCTGTGAAACTCGCTGAGGGAGACACGTTTCCTAACCAGGCGTTTTGCTACAAAGGAACCGCATTGGGTCTCCAATTTCATCCTGAGATGACCAACGGGCTGATTGATGAATGGACGACTCGAGGGGCTGAGCAGTTGACGCTACCTGGTGCCCAATCCCGTGAACTGCATTTCCTCAACCATGAACGATTTGGGGCTGCGGTAGATGTTTGGCTCGACAGTTTTTTAGACACCTGGTTAGCGGCGATCGCCTGGAATTGTCGCCAGTCAGCATGA